A segment of the Streptomyces sp. L2 genome:
CGACGACATGTACTCCACCCCGGACGGCAGGTCGGTCGTGGTCTCCCGGCCGAGCTTCGCGGACGTCGTCTCCATCGACCTGGCCACCGGAAAGATAAACTGGCGTTTCCCGGTGGCCGGTTACCGTGCCGACCACATGGCGGTCTCCCCCGACGGCAGGCGTGTCGCCGTCTCCGCCTCCACCGCCAACGTCGTACAGGTGCTGGACATCGACACCGGTAAGGAACTCGGCCAGTTCGCGACGGGCGACAAGCCGCACGAGAACATCTTCACCAAGGACGGCAAGTACATCTGGGACATGTCCATCGGGGAGGTCAACACCTCGCTGGACAGCCCCGGCTGGGACTGGACCAAGGGCGACCGGCACATCACCGTCGTGGACGCGACGACGTACAAGCAGGTCAAGGTCATCGACATGCGGCAGCGGCTGGACGCCTTCGGACTGAAGGACTTCTCCGACGCGTTGCGCCCGGCCGTGTTCTCCCCCGACGAGTCGAAGTTCTACTTCCAGGTGTCGTTCTTCAACGGCTTCTTCGAGTACGACGTCGCCACCGACAGGATCACCCGGATGAAAACACTGCCGAAGAACCCGGCGACCAGCGACGACCGCACCACCATGGTCAACGACTCGCGCCACCACGGCCTGTCCATGAACCCCTCGGGCACCAAGCTGTGCGTCGCGGGCACGATGGACGACTACGCGACGGTGGTCGACCGGGCCACGTTGCAGGAGGGCCCGCTGGTCGCGGCCTCGAAGCCGTACTGGGCGACGGTCAGCGGCGACGGCAAGGACTGCATCATCTCCGAGAGCGGCGCCGACCAGATCACGGCCATCGACTTCGCCACCGGCGAGAAGGTGACGTCGGTGGCGGTCGGGGACCATCCGCAGCGCGTCCGGCTGGGGCATGTCCAGGCCGACTGGCGCGGCCCGACCGGGAGTTGACGCGGGCCGGCCTCCCCCGAGGGACCGGCCACGCGGCTCTCAGAAGTGCGCCGCCGCCCACCCGGCCAGCTCGGAGCGGGCCGCGTCCAGCAGGGCGGCGGACGGGTTCGCGGCGCCGTTGGTGACCAGCGCGTAGTGCAGGCTGCCCGCGTCGGTGTCGGTCAGCAGCAGCCGCCTGCCGCCGGTGCCGCCGGGCTCGGGCGCCACGCCCACCGGCACCGACGGGGTGTACGCGGGCGGCGCGAAGACGGTGCCCAGGTCGGAGACGACGGTGGTCGCCGAGGCGGGGAAGGACACTGGGAGGTGCAGCTCGGTGGGCGCGCTGCCGTCGCCCGAGCGCCACACCAGCAGCCCGTACTGGCCGGAGCCGACCAGCCGGGCCACGTTGGGCAGGGAGGGCGGCACCGGGTTCCAGGTGAGGGTGGCCGCGCCGTCGCGGGAGCGGTCCTCGTAGGTGAAGGCGAGTGCGGTCCCGGCGGTGGCGGCGGGATAGATCCGGTCGAGCAGCCGGGCGTCCTGACGCAGCGTCACCTCGCCCGAGTCGTCGAGGCGTACGGCGGACAGGTCCTCGTCGTTCCAGGCGTCGCCCGCGGTGCGGACCTTGCCGGGGTCGCCGTTCATCAGCTCGTGGTGGCGGCCGCTGTAGAGGTCCCACTGCCACTGGGAGCCGGACAGCACCGGGCCGGACCCGGCCGGGTCGGTCCACCAACGTGCCCCGGGGACGCGGGAGTCGAGTGCCTGGTACATGGCCTTGAGGACGGTGGGCGCCTTGTCGGACACGAGACCGGACAGCGGGTGCCCGAACTCGCTGACGACGGCGGCGGTCCCGGCGGCCGAGGCGCGGTCGCGGACGGTGCCGAGGTCGCCGGTGTACTGGCCGTCGGCCGCCTTGCCCCACATCAGGATCCCGGAGATCGCCTTCTGGTCGTAGAAGTGCGTGTTGAAGACGTACCGGGGGCCGAGCGTGCCCACGTCCAGCAGGCCGCCTTCCTGCTTCTGCGAGGAGATGTCGGCGTTCCAGAACAGGTTCGGCTCGACGAGGGCGGGCTTGTCCTGCCAGCCGGCCGCGTCCATCCGGGCACGGAAGCGCTGGTAGAAGGGCCACAGCAGGTCGCGTTCCCAGGTGCGGGAGGTCTGCCCGGAGTCGTAGGGGCCCGCGTACGGCTCGTTGTAGGGGTCGAAGCCCACGATGCCCGCGAACTCGGCCTCACCGAGGTGCTGCCGGAGGTAGGTCATCGTGGCCGCGGCCGTGTCGAGGAAGGCGTCCTGGACGCCGTGGGCGTTGTGCCAGAAGTCGTACTGCGCCTGCCGCACGGCCGCGTTCTGGGTGATGTTCTGCCCCCAGAAGAGGCAGATGCCGCACGACTCCTTGGGGTAACCACCGGCGTCCACAGCCCACTTGGGGGCGCCGTCGCCGGTGTACCAGCTGCCCTCGTCGAACAGGTACCGGGAGTAGAGGTCCTGGTGGAAGTCGGGGTAGACCCGGATGCCGGCGTCGAGGAAGGCGCGCATCTGCGCGGTGGCGGCGGCCAGATAGGCGGTGTCCACCTGGCCGCGCCCGGGTTCGGCGGCGGCCCAGGAGAGCAGGAAGCGGACCGCGTTGCCGCCGCCAAGGGCGCGCAGCGCGGTCGCGGACTTCTCGGCGTCGGCTACGGAGGCGAAGGGCAGGCCGTCGTTCTCCGCGAGCTTGGTCTCGCCGGAGACGTTGTAGCCGCGCAGGACGATCTCGCGGCCCTGCCCGTCGGTGAAGTGGCCGTCCCGCACGGTGAGCGGGGCGCCGTCGAACCAGAGGGAGCCGGAGGGGGTGGTCGCGGTGGCGGGCGGGATGCCCGCGGTGGCGGGCGCGGCGCCCGCCACCGTCAGGAATCCGCAGAGGACGACCAGAGCGACCAGAGCGACCAGCAGACGTGCCCGGACAGTCGGCATGCTCCCTACCGTCCGGCGATGGCCGGGCGGCGTCAATAGGTTCTGACTCACGAGTAAGTTGACTATAAGTCAGATCAATTGTCCCCGTCGGCCGTTCTGCGGGTGACGTTCAGCAGGTACTCCTTGCGGTCGAGCGGGTTGTGGTCGGTGCGTGGCCGCTCGGGCGGCGTGGCGCCGGTGACGGGCGCGTAGTGGTCGAAGGCGCTCTCCAGCTCGCCCTCACCCCGGGTCAGCCCCGGCAGCCGCTGTCCGAGGGCGTGCACCCGGGCGGCGGGCACGGTCCCCTCCAGCACGCAGGTGTCGCCGCGGGTCCAGGTGGTCCGCGGTACGGCCAGCGACCGGGTCAGCAGCGGCAGCAGCGCGCCCAGGGTGTCCGCCGGGGCGTCGACGCGGAAGCGGTGCACGGGCTCGTACACCCGGCTGCCGGCCCGGCGCAGGGCCTCGACGAGGACCAGCGGGGTCAGGCACCGGAAGTCGTAGCCGGTGCTCGACATGCTCTTGTCGAAGCCCTGGTGGGCGTGGCTCTGCCGGGGCGAGTAACCCGAGTGGGTCATGGTGACCGCGCAGTCGGTGACCTGCCAGCCGTGCAGCCCCTGGCCGAGGGTCTCGCGGACGGTGTCCTCGACGGCCTTGAAGAAGGCGTACGGCATGGAGCCCAGCTCCACCTCCAGGCCGAACCGCACGCCCGAGCCGGGCGGGGCCTCCTCGACGCGCAGGCCGACGGTGGCGAGGAACGGGTTGCCGTCCTTCTTGTTGAACTCCACGGCGCGGCCGGTGCCGGCCGGGCGCTCGACGCACAGCGTGGTGGTCTCGCGGAAGGTGACGTCCAGGTCGTACTCGTCGGCGAGGGTCGCCTGGACGACCTCCTTCTGCACCTCGCCGTACAGGGACACGGAGGTCTCCTGGCGCACCTCGTCGTGGCGGACGCCGATCAGCGGGTCCTGTTCGGCCAGTTGGGTGAGGGCGAGGTGCAGCCGGCCCCGGTCGGTGCCGGGCCGGGGGACGACGACGGACTCCAGGGTGGGCGGCGCGAAGTGGTGCTCGCCGACCCGGCCCGGACTGCCGAGCGCGTCGCCGATCCGGATGCCGCCGAGGCCCCACACGCGGGCGATGCGGCCGGCGCCGGCGGCGTCCGCGCGCCGGTCCGTGCCCCGGTCGAAGACACCGAGGGCGGTGACCCGGCCCTCCTCGCGGCCGTCGCCCACCGGGATACGGTCGCGGACGCGCAGGGTGCCGGAGAAGATCCGCGCGTAGGCGATCTTCTCCCCCGCCGGGCCTCGTTCGACCTTGAACACGGTGCCGGACAGCGGGCCGTCGGCCGTGCCGACGGCGGCGGGCAGCAGCCGTTCGACGCCGTCGATCAGGTCGGGTACGCCCGTTCCGGTGAGGGCGGAGCCGAAGTACACCGGATGGACGAGCGCCTTGGCGGTCTGCTCGGCGAGGGCGCCGCGCAGGCGGGCGTCGGTGAGGCGGCCGTTCACATAGGCGGCGAGCAGATCGTCGTCGTGGTCGGTGAGCGCGTCCAGGGCGGACGGGGCGAGGCCCGGGACGAAGTGGGCGGCGGGGGTGCCCGGTTCGGCCGCCGCGCCCATCGGGACGAGCGGGACGGCCAGGGTGCGGGCCATGTTCCGGAGCAGGGCCTCGCCGCGTGCGCCGCGCCGGTCGATCTTGTTGACGAAGACGAGGGTGGGGATGCCCAGCCGGCGCAGGGTGCGCATCAGCACCCTGGTCTGCGCCTGCACGCCCTCGACGGCAGAGACGACCAGGACGGCGCCGTCGAGCACGCCGAGCACTCGCTCCACCTCGGCGATGAAGTCCGGGTGGCCGGGGGTGTCGAGCAGGTTGACGGTCACGGTGTCGAGCGGGAACGACACGACCGCCGACTTGATGGTGATGCCGCGCCGCCGTTCCAGCGCGAGGGTGTCGGTCGTCGTGCTGCCGGCGTCGACGCTGCCGATCTCGTCGATGACTCCGGCCGTGTGCAGCAGCCGTTCGGTCAGGCTGGTCTTACCGGCGTCGACATGGGCGAGGATTCCCAGGTTGAGCATGTGCACGAAGCGTCATGTCCTTGAGTGAGCGGGTGATTCCTTCCTGGGTGGACATGAACGGTGCGCGCATGATCGCTCCTGACGGTGTGGGGGACTCGACCGGGGAAGTGCAGCAGACCGGCGGCC
Coding sequences within it:
- a CDS encoding TetM/TetW/TetO/TetS family tetracycline resistance ribosomal protection protein, whose amino-acid sequence is MHMLNLGILAHVDAGKTSLTERLLHTAGVIDEIGSVDAGSTTTDTLALERRRGITIKSAVVSFPLDTVTVNLLDTPGHPDFIAEVERVLGVLDGAVLVVSAVEGVQAQTRVLMRTLRRLGIPTLVFVNKIDRRGARGEALLRNMARTLAVPLVPMGAAAEPGTPAAHFVPGLAPSALDALTDHDDDLLAAYVNGRLTDARLRGALAEQTAKALVHPVYFGSALTGTGVPDLIDGVERLLPAAVGTADGPLSGTVFKVERGPAGEKIAYARIFSGTLRVRDRIPVGDGREEGRVTALGVFDRGTDRRADAAGAGRIARVWGLGGIRIGDALGSPGRVGEHHFAPPTLESVVVPRPGTDRGRLHLALTQLAEQDPLIGVRHDEVRQETSVSLYGEVQKEVVQATLADEYDLDVTFRETTTLCVERPAGTGRAVEFNKKDGNPFLATVGLRVEEAPPGSGVRFGLEVELGSMPYAFFKAVEDTVRETLGQGLHGWQVTDCAVTMTHSGYSPRQSHAHQGFDKSMSSTGYDFRCLTPLVLVEALRRAGSRVYEPVHRFRVDAPADTLGALLPLLTRSLAVPRTTWTRGDTCVLEGTVPAARVHALGQRLPGLTRGEGELESAFDHYAPVTGATPPERPRTDHNPLDRKEYLLNVTRRTADGDN
- a CDS encoding YncE family protein; translation: MPASRTRHLCSVAAALVLTVTGPATAASAAASGSADPGLREVMFVGNNWDGTADVIKSTGDFAKIGRIDVIPDKDQRMAEINADPIKWIYFQAIRNSVGEGHDQFADDMYSTPDGRSVVVSRPSFADVVSIDLATGKINWRFPVAGYRADHMAVSPDGRRVAVSASTANVVQVLDIDTGKELGQFATGDKPHENIFTKDGKYIWDMSIGEVNTSLDSPGWDWTKGDRHITVVDATTYKQVKVIDMRQRLDAFGLKDFSDALRPAVFSPDESKFYFQVSFFNGFFEYDVATDRITRMKTLPKNPATSDDRTTMVNDSRHHGLSMNPSGTKLCVAGTMDDYATVVDRATLQEGPLVAASKPYWATVSGDGKDCIISESGADQITAIDFATGEKVTSVAVGDHPQRVRLGHVQADWRGPTGS
- a CDS encoding cellulase family glycosylhydrolase, which gives rise to MPTVRARLLVALVALVVLCGFLTVAGAAPATAGIPPATATTPSGSLWFDGAPLTVRDGHFTDGQGREIVLRGYNVSGETKLAENDGLPFASVADAEKSATALRALGGGNAVRFLLSWAAAEPGRGQVDTAYLAAATAQMRAFLDAGIRVYPDFHQDLYSRYLFDEGSWYTGDGAPKWAVDAGGYPKESCGICLFWGQNITQNAAVRQAQYDFWHNAHGVQDAFLDTAAATMTYLRQHLGEAEFAGIVGFDPYNEPYAGPYDSGQTSRTWERDLLWPFYQRFRARMDAAGWQDKPALVEPNLFWNADISSQKQEGGLLDVGTLGPRYVFNTHFYDQKAISGILMWGKAADGQYTGDLGTVRDRASAAGTAAVVSEFGHPLSGLVSDKAPTVLKAMYQALDSRVPGARWWTDPAGSGPVLSGSQWQWDLYSGRHHELMNGDPGKVRTAGDAWNDEDLSAVRLDDSGEVTLRQDARLLDRIYPAATAGTALAFTYEDRSRDGAATLTWNPVPPSLPNVARLVGSGQYGLLVWRSGDGSAPTELHLPVSFPASATTVVSDLGTVFAPPAYTPSVPVGVAPEPGGTGGRRLLLTDTDAGSLHYALVTNGAANPSAALLDAARSELAGWAAAHF